AGGTTGTGGATCGCATGGCCGTTGTGATCCGCCGCCAGTCGTTGATGCATGAACAATTTGGTGCGAAGGCGGAGGCGCGGTTTTTAGACCGCAAACACGAGCTGGATCAGGTGGTGTACAGCCTGCTTCGACTGGAGAGCAGTTTTCTTGCGCGCGAGTTGTATTTGCAAATTGAATCGGAGGAATCCAATTTCGCCGATTTGGCCAAGCGCTATGCCGAGGGGCCAGAGCGCAACACCAACGGCATTGTTGGTCCCGTATCCCTGACGCAGGCTCACCCTGACTTGGTCGAAAAATTGCGAGTTTCTCAGCCGGGTGTGCTGCTTGAGCCCTTCAAAATTTCTGATTGGTGGTTAGTCGTTCGGCTAGAGCGCTACTCCCCGGCCACCTTCACAGCTGAGGTGTCAGACCGAATGTGTCGGGAAATGTTTGATGCCTGGGTGAGCGAGCAGGCCGATTCGTGCCTCGAGCAACTGCAGAACGCATCGCATGAAAACAAAGAATCCATCGATTCCGAGCCGATGACGGCGTTCAGCGACTTCAGCATTTCCAAATGACCCAGGCTTCATCCTTCCCGTTGCTGACCCATCCAGCCTTTAACGGTCTGAGTGAAATCGGGTCCAACGACCTTCAACAGGCCACGCGGCTGTTGAAGTTTGAACTTGGCCAGCAGATGTGCGATGCCGAGGTGATCCCTGCACGGGTGCTTGTGCTGCTGAGTGGCCAAGCCCGATTGGTGGGGAGACAAATGGGTCGGCTGACCACCGTGGGCAAATTTGGCCCGGGCAGCGTTATTGGAGCAGCCAGTCTCCTAACAGGATCGGCCTGCGAGAACGTCATTGCTTCCGATGACGTGGTCGCTTGCGCGATTCCGGATCAGGTTTGGTCCGAGTTGTATGCGTCGGAAGCGTCATTTCGCGCCTGGTGTGACCAACAAGTGTGGCCTCAGGAATTGCTGCAACTTCTGGAACGGTTGGATCGCGGATCGGCTGATGCCGACGAATCTCCGTTGGAGCAACTTGAGCAGGCATTGCAGGGGGCTTTGCACTGTGCCCCCACCCCGGAATCGGTGGGTGCGGCGATCGCCGTTGGCCAGTTGGTGTATGTGACCAGCTGTTGGGGTGAGGCGCGGGTTGGCCAACAACTCGATGCGGCGAGTGTTTTGCCTGAGAGCGACCGATTTGCGTTGCGCTTGGTGGCCTTGGCTGCTCCGGAGGCCGCTGATAGAGAGGATTCTCCAGCACCCCTTGTGCACGCTGATGCGGTGGAGTCCGCGGAGCTTCTGCCCCCTGTCAGCCGTTTCAGCCCAGAGCGCAATGTGGTGGACAGCCTTCATCTCATTCGCGCCGACGGTCCGTTGGCGGAAACGCTCGCTTGTTTTCAAATGCTCTCGCAGCTGATGAAGTTGCCGTTTCGTCGGGATTCGATCGAAAAGGTCCTTCAAGACAACATTCGTCGCGGCTTGACGCCGAATTTGCAGCTCTGTGGCCAGTTAGCGGCAAGTCTGGGTCTTCATGTGATGGCGGCCAAGGTGCCTTCGCTGGCCGGCACACGCTTGCAAGTGCCGTCCCTGTTGCCGTGGCAAGGCGGCTTCGCCCTGGTGGTGGCCAGCAATGAGATGGGGTTACGCCTGGCATCTCCGAAGCATGGTTTGGTGGTGCTTGGCCCGCAGGAGCTTCAAGCGAGTTTCCCGGAGGGTATTGATCTGCTTCTGATGGAGCGGTCGAATGCCACGCCCGACCAGAAGTTTGGGCCCGGTTGGTTTTGGCCTGCATTGAAGCGTTATCGCAGCGTCTTGATTCAGGTTTTGGCGGCCAGTTTTGTGGTTCAGCTCTTCACCCTGGCCAACCCTCTATTAATTCAGGTGATCATCGATAAGGTGATCACTCAGCGCAGTCTTGACACCCTTCAAGTTCTGGGAATTGCTTTGGTGGTTGTCACCATTCTGGAGGGAATTTTAGGCAGTCTGAAAACATTTTTGTTCGCAGAAACTACCAATCGCATTGATCAGCGCCTTGGCGCGGAGGTGATTGATCACCTTCTTCGCTTGCCGTTGGGGTATTTCGACCGTCGTCCCGTCGGAGAACTGGGGACGCGTGTTGCAGAGCTGGAAAAGATTCGGAATTTCTTGACTGGACAAGCTCTGACAACGATTCTCGATGCCGCTTTTTCAGTGATCTACATCATGGTGATGTTGGTGTACAGCTGGCTGCTCACCTTGATCGCCCTTTCGGTGTTGCCGATTCAGATCGGCCTCACGCTTCTTGGGGCGCCATTATTTCGCCGGCAATACCGGGCCGCGGCAGAGGAGAATGCCAAGACCCAGAGCCATCTAGTGGAAGTGCTCACTGGGATCCAAACGGTGAAAGCACAGAACGTCGAAATGGTGAGTCGTTGGCGCTGGCAGGAGTTTTATTCCAATTACATCGCTCGCACATTTGAGAAAACGATTACTGGCACGGCTCTCAATCAGACCAGCCAGGTACTTCAAAAGATCTCTCAGCTAATGGTGCTGTGGATCGGTGCCTCCATGGTTCTGAGTGGGGATCTAACTCTTGGTCAATTAATTGCTTTCCGGATTATCTCCGGTTATGTCACCCAGCCTTTGCTTCGTCTTTCCACGATTTGGCAGAGCATTCAGGAATTAAGAATTAGCTTCGAACGACTCGCTGATGTGATTGATACTCCCCAGGAATCGGATGAGGTTGATAAAACAAAGGTCATGCTCCCTCCGCTTCAGGGGCAGATTCGATTTGAAGATCTCAGCTTCCGATTTCGGCCTGGGCAGCCTGAAGTACTGAAGGACATCAATCTGGAAGTGAAGTCTGGAACTTTTGTTGGGATTGTTGGACAGAGTGGGAGTGGAAAGAGCACGCTAATGAAACTTCTGCCAAGGCTTTATGAGCCTGATAGAGGACGAATATTGATTGATGGTTTCGACATTTCTAAGGTGGAATTGTATTCACTCCGTCGTCAAATCGGAATTGTTCCCCAGGATCCTTTGCTATTTAGCGGCACGGTGAGTGAGAACATTGCGCTCACCAATCCGGATGTGTCGAGTGAGGAAATTGTGCGAGCGGCGCGCCTTGCGAATGCTCATGACTTCATTATGGAATTAGCCAGTGGTTACAGCACGCCTGTTGGAGAGCGTGGAGCCAACCTCTCGGGAGGCCAGCGCCAGCGTGTGGCCATTGCCAGAACGTTGTTAAGCAACCCAAAATTGTTGGTGATGGATGAGGCGACGAGTGCTCTGGACTATGAAACAGAGCGGAAAGTTTGTGACAACTTGCATGGCAATCTGAAAGAGCAAACAGTCTTTTTCATCACCCATCGTCTTTCTACGATTCGTCAGGCCGATATGATCGTGATGATGCACCAAGGTGCCGTGGTTGAGGTGGGTTCCCACGATGATTTGATGAAGCATCGTGGGCGTTATTACGCTCTTTATCGCCAACAGGAGAGTTTGTAATTATGAAGTTCAATCCTTTTAAATTTCTTTCTCCGGTGCCTGATGATGTTCAGCAAGGAGTAACGAATTTCGATGAATCTGTTTTGCAGCAGGGGCGGTTCTGGATGCGAACCGTCACCTGGACTCTGATTGGTACCACCGTTTTCGGTGTGGGTTGGCTGGCCTTGGCTCGAACGGAAGAAATTGTTGTGGCCAAAGGTCAGTTGGAACCCATCGATTCTGTTCAAGATATTCAGATGCCCGTGGGAGGGGTTGTTGAGGAGATTTTGGTGAAGGAAGGCGATTCGGTGAAGGCGGGTCAGGTTTTGATAAAACTCGATACCGAAGCGAGTGAACAGCAACGAAAAAGTTTGGAGACCTCGATGATATTGAAGCGAGAACAGCTCAATCTCAAGCAGATTGAGCGCCAAAGATATGAGCAGGTGAATAATGCTGAAGTTCGAATGTTGGAAAATAATTTGGCATTGCAGACCGAGATCCTCTCTCGTTATATGCAGTTAAAGGCTGCTGGTGCCTTTTCGGAAGTGCAGCTTCTCACCCAGAAGAACACGGTTGAGGGAACTCGTGGTCGCTTGATGCAAACCAGGGCCGACCGGCTTCGACAGTTGGCCCTCTTGGATCAGCAGATGGCTCAACTGAATTCTGAGGTTGCTGATATCAGTAGTCGGTTGGCTGAGGCCAGGGTGACGTTGCGTTACCAGCAATTGAAATCACCCCTTGATGGTGTGGTGTTTGATCTGCAGCCCACGTCGGCTGGTTACACAGCCCAGTCCACTGAGACCGTCATGAAGGTGGTGCCCTTTGGCTCTTTGGAAGCCAGTGTTGAAGTGCCGAGCAACAAAATTGGTTTCGTGAAGGTTCCCGTGGGATGTCCGAAGCAACTTGCAAATTGTATGAATGCAGATATCAGTATTGATTCTTATCCGGCTACTGATTTCGGTATTTTGCCAGGAAAAGTAACGCGAATTGGATCCGATGCTTTGGCTCCTAATCCTCAGGAGCAGCGCCAGGAATTGAGTTACCCAGTTACGGTCAAGCTTATACAGCAACAATTGCAAATGAAACGTGGTGCGAAGCTTCCACTTCAAGTTGGTATGAGTCTGACAGCCAATATCAAGTTGAGAAAAGTGTCTTATTTGCAGTTATTGTTGGGCGAGTTCCAGGATAAGGCTGAGTCCTTGCAGCGACTCTAGAGGGTATGAAAATCTTATTTGTCCATCAAAATTTTCCCGGCCAGTATCTTCATATTGTCCAACGCTTGGCTAAACTTGGTGGCCATCAATTAGTGGCCTTAGGGATTAATCCATTAGATCAAAGTCGTGAACTTTCAAGCAGAATTCAGTATTTTCAGTATTCGCTAAGGCGAGGTAATGCCAAAAATGTTCATCCTTTAGTTATGGAAACAGAAGCTAAAGTGATTCGTGCCGATGCGTGTGCAATGGCAGCTGAGCAGCTTAAGAGTAAAGGTTTTATGCCTGATATTATTTGTGCTCATCCAGGCTGGGGCGAGCCGTTATTCTTAAAAGCAATTTGGCCCGAAGTCTCTTTACTTTGCTATCAAGAATTTTTCTATAATAATATTGGTTTTGACATTGGTTTTGATCCAGAATTTCAAGACGAATGTGGTTGGTGGAATCAGGCAAAGCTTGAAATGAAAAATGCTTATTTACATTTAATTCTTGAACAAGCGGACTGGAATATTACTCCCACGCATTTCCAGGCTAGTAGCTTTCCTGAGAATTGGAGAAAAAAAATAAGCGTGATTCATGATGGAGTCGATACGCAAAAGGCAACTCCAAATCCCTTGGTAAAGCCATTAATGCTCCCTGATGGTGTTGTAATTAAACGAGGAGAGCCTGTCATTACATTTGTGAATAGGAGGCTCGAGCCGTATCGCGGATGCCATACTTTCTTGCGCGCAATTCCTGAATTGTTGCAAAGATGTCCCGAGGCGCGAATTGTCATTGTTGGAGAAACAACTGGTGTTAGTTATGGTGCGGCTTGTGAGGGTGGTGAGTGGAAAGACCGTTTCTTATCTGAAATCGAAGGTCAGTATGATCCTTCCAGAGTTCATATAACCGGTTCTTTGCCTTACCACCAATTCATACCGTTGTTGCAAATTAGTGCTTGTCATGTTTATCTCACATACCCTTTTGTGATGAGCTGGAGCCTTCTAGAAGCGATGGCCTGTGGTTGCGCAGTGGTCGGTTCCGATACGGCTCCAGTGAGAGAGGTGGTCCGCCACGGAGTGAATGGTTTGCTAATTGATTTTTTCTCTTCTGATGATCTTGCTCAAGCAGTGGCTGAGCTTCTTCAAAATCCCGAACGTGCACAAGCTTTTGGAACTGAGGCCCGACGCACCGTTCAGCGCTCCTATGAGCTTGAAGGGTGTGTGACTCGTCAACTGGCTTTGATGGATTTAGTGGCAAGTCGGAGTCTCAAGTGATGACCTACCCGGCAGACTGACCTGTTGATGATGAATTCAGCACCGTGACGCAGCTGCAGAGCCTGAGGGGAATGGTGGATTTATTGCCTCAAGCATTACAGCGTTGGCAGGCTGTTGAATCAGTTGCGCGAACACACTTTCAACGGTCGGGTTTTGGTGAGATCCGTACACCGGTCATGGAACCCACGGATTTGTTTTGTCGCGGCATCGGTGAAGCCACAGATGTTGTTGGCAAAGAGATGTACACCTTCAACGATCGTGGGGATCGTTCATGCACCTTGCGTCCAGAGGGCACGGCATCTGTTGTCCGCGCTGCTTTGCAACATGGGTTGTTGAGCCAAGGGCCTCAAAAGCTTTGGTATGCAGGCCCCATGTTTCGCTATGAGCGACCCCAGGCCGGACGCCAACGTCAATTCCATCAGATCGGTGTGGAGTGGTTAGGGGCAGCAAGTGCACGTGCCGATGTTGAAGTGATTGCGTTGGCCTGGGATTTATTGGCTTCCTTAGGCGTTGGTGGTTTGGAGTTGGAATTGAATAGTCTCGGTTCTACGGATGATCGGTGCGCTTATCGCACTGCTTTAGTGGCCTGGTTAGAGCAACGCTCAAATCTTTTGGATGAAGACTCGCGGGCTCGCTTGAACACCAACCCGCTACGAATTTTGGACTCTAAAAACAAAGCAACTCAAGCTCTGCTTGATGGGGCTCCAACCTTGGCAAATTCTCTCGCTCCTGAGAGTCGGGAGCGTTTTGAGGTTGTGCAGCAGGGGCTTGCTTCACTTGGAATTCCATTCCGCCTTAGCCCTCGATTAGTTCGCGGTTTGGACTACTACTGCCATACCGCTTTTGAGATCACCAGTGACCAGCTTGGTGCCCAGGCCACGGTCTGTGGCGGTGGTCGATACAACGGTTTGATCGGTCAACTAGGAGGACCAGATACCCCAGCTGTGGGATGGGCGCTGGGCATGGAGCGTTTGCTGTTGGTTGTTGAGGCTGCCGCCAACGCTGATCCTGATGGGGACTCTGCTCGGCTTACAGCTGTGGTCCCACCCAATGCTTATTTGGTGAATCGTGGCGAACAAGCTGAAAAAGCCGCCCTCATTCTTGCTCGGTCGCTGCGTTGTGCCGGATTAGTGATTGAACTCGACAACTCTGGAGCATCTTTCAGCAAGCAATTCAAGCGTGCTGATCGTTGCGGTGCACGTTGGGCTCTGGTGCTGGGTGATGAAGAAGTTGAAAAGGGAGAGGTTCGGATTAAGCCTTTGAGTGATGAGAGTGACGATTTTTTTCTTGGACTCCATGATCTGACAGGGTTACTTGCCAAGCTAACTGCCATGTAATCCAGTCACTGTCCTTGCAGCGCATGGTATTTTCATATGCGAATAGCAACTAGTCGTTGATTAATTTAGTGACTGGGGGAGCTGGATTTGTAGGCTCGCACCTGACCGATCGTTTGATGCAAGCTGGTGAAGAGGTTATTTGTCTTGACAACTATTTTACTGGCAGAAAGACGAATATCAGCAAGTGGATAGGCAACCCTCGATTTGAATTAATTCGGCATGATGTGACCGATCCAATTCAACTAGAGTGTGATCGAATTTGGCATCTAGCCTGCCCTGCATCGCCGGTTCACTATCAATTTAATCCTATTAAAACTGCGAAGACTAGTTTTTTGGGAACGTACAATATGCTCGGACTAGCTCGTCGCGTAGGCGCGCGATTACTCCTTGCAAGTACAAGTGAAGTGTACGGTGACCCTGAGGTGCACCCGCAGCCTGAATCCTATCGAGGTTGTGTAAATACCATTGGGATTCGGAGTTGTTACGATGAAGGGAAGCGTATTGCCGAAACACTTTGCTTTGATTATCAACGGATGCATGAAGTTGAAATTCGCGTGATGCGGATTTTCAATACCTACGGACCTCGAATGTTGCCAAATGATGGTCGTGTTGTCAGTAATTTTATTGTGCAAGCTTTAAGAGGTTCGCCGCTCACTCTTTATGGTGATGGATCGCAAACTCGTTCTTTTTGTTTCGTTGATGACCTCGTCGAGGGAATGATTCGACTAATGAATGGAAATCATACTGGCCCAATGAATATTGGTAACCCTGGAGAATTTACGATTCGCCAACTCGCGGAATTGATTCGAGCAAAAGTCAATCCTGATCTTCCTTTAATAGAACGGCCTCTCCCGGCAGATGACCCATTGCAGCGACAGCCTGTGATCGACTTGGCTCGAAAGGAACTTGATTGGGAACCAAATGTTGCGTTAGAGGATGGCCTTGCCGTAACTATTGAATACTTTCGTCAGGCGCTTCAGCCTTCTGGATTTCAATCAACTGAGGTGTCAGTATGATGATTAAGAACATCTGTTGTATGGGGGCTGGTTATGTAGGTGGCCCGACGATGGCAGTCATTGCTGATCATTGCCCAAATATCCAGGTGACGGTTGTTGATCTTAATCAGCAAAGAATCGATGCTTGGAATGATTCAGATTTGAGTCGCCTTCCTGTTTATGAGCCAGGTTTGGACTTTGTTGTTGATCGTGCTCGCGGTCGTAATCTGCATTTCTCTACTGATGTTGATTCTGCAATAGCAGCGGCCGATATTGTTTTCATATCCGTTAATACACCTACTAAAGTAAAAGGCTTAGGTGCTGGCCAGGCGAGCGATTTGCGATGGGTAGAAGCCTGCTCTCGCCAGGTCGCGAATGCGGCTCAGGGTCACACAATCGTTGTCGAAAAAAGTACGTTACCAGTGCGCACTGCGGAGACAATTCGCACCATTCTTGAGGCTTCTCAAGCTCCGCTCCAAGAGGGAGAAGTCCCTAAATCTTTTGCAGTTCTTTCAAATCCGGAGTTCTTGGCAGAAGGTACAGCGATTCGAGATTTAGAATGTCCTGATCGTGTTTTGATTGGTGGAGAGGACGACGACTCTATTAATGCTTTGGCTGATGTTTATATGCATTGGGTTGAACCAGCAAAGATTTTGCGAACCAATCTTTGGAGTAGTGAATTGTCAAAATTAACTGCCAATGCTTTCCTGGCTCAGCGCATCAGTTCGATTAATTCAGTTGCTGCTCTATGTGAGTCGACCGGTGCTGATGTTCAGGAAGTGGCGCGTGCGATCGGGACTGATAGCCGAATTGGACCAAAATTTCTGCAGTCGGGTCCAGGATTTGGAGGGAGTTGTTTCCAAAAAGACATTCTCAATCTTGTTTATCTTTGTAGGCATTTTGGCCTCCCTGAAGTTGCAAGTTATTGGGAAAGTGTCGTCGAACTCAATACGTGGCAGCAGCATCGTATCTCCCGACTGATTGTGCAGCGTTTGTTTGGAACCGTTACGGGCAAGCGTGTGGCGATTCTTGGTTTTGCTTTTAAGGCAGATACAAACGACACACGCGAAGCTCCGGCGATTCGTATTGCACTTGATTTGTTGGAAGAAGGGGCGCAGCTTGCGATTCATGACCCGAAAGTTGAGCAGGCCCAGATTGCGCGTGATTTACGTGAGGCACCCGTTGAGTTAGATCCTGCGACTGGTAAATCTCAAGGCCTTAGTGGTGTTGGTAGTTGGTTGAGTGCTAATAGCGTTGAGGAGGCTGTAGAAGGTGCAGATGCCGTGGTGCTCTTAACAGAGTGGTCTCAATACAAATCTCTTGATTGGCAAGATCTCTCTCGTCGTATGCGGCGGCCTGCATGGGTTTTCGATAGCAGAACTATCGTCGACCCCGATCAAGTGCGTTCAGCTGGCCTCAGGCTGTGGTGTGTTGGGAACGGATCCCTTTGACACGCACTGTTCTGGTTACCGGCGCGGCGGGATTTATTGGTTCCGCGTTGTCCCAGCGCCTCCTTCAGCAGGGCGACCGCGTTGTGGGTGTCGACAATCTCAACAGCTACTACGACCCAGCGTTGAAGCAAGCGCGGCTGCGCCAGATCGAGGCAGTCGCCCAAGAGGGGAACTGGCGGTTTGAGTCTGTTGCGCTCGAACATGGTGAGGCGCTGATGAAGCTGTTTTCAGCTGAAAAGCCCCAAGTTGTGGTGAATTTGGCGGCCCAAGCGGGGGTTCGCTATTCGATTGAGAATCCTGCTGCTTACATCCAGAGCAATCTTGTGGGATTTGGGCACATCCTTGAGGGATGTCGTCATCACGGCGTGGGCAATTTGGTGTATGCCTCCAGCAGTTCGGTGTATGGCGGTAACCGCAACCTGCCTTTTGATGAACGCCAGCCGGTGAATCATCCGGTGAGTCTTTATGCCGCCAGCAAGAAGGCCAATGAGTTGATGGCGCACACCTACAGCCATTTGTATGGTCTTCCCGCAACAGGATTGCGTTTTTTCACGGTCTATGGCCCTTGGGGACGCCCAGATATGGCGCCGATGCTGTTTGCGCGG
The DNA window shown above is from Synechococcus sp. CC9902 and carries:
- a CDS encoding HlyD family secretion protein; this encodes MPVGGVVEEILVKEGDSVKAGQVLIKLDTEASEQQRKSLETSMILKREQLNLKQIERQRYEQVNNAEVRMLENNLALQTEILSRYMQLKAAGAFSEVQLLTQKNTVEGTRGRLMQTRADRLRQLALLDQQMAQLNSEVADISSRLAEARVTLRYQQLKSPLDGVVFDLQPTSAGYTAQSTETVMKVVPFGSLEASVEVPSNKIGFVKVPVGCPKQLANCMNADISIDSYPATDFGILPGKVTRIGSDALAPNPQEQRQELSYPVTVKLIQQQLQMKRGAKLPLQVGMSLTANIKLRKVSYLQLLLGEFQDKAESLQRL
- a CDS encoding peptidase domain-containing ABC transporter, translated to MTQASSFPLLTHPAFNGLSEIGSNDLQQATRLLKFELGQQMCDAEVIPARVLVLLSGQARLVGRQMGRLTTVGKFGPGSVIGAASLLTGSACENVIASDDVVACAIPDQVWSELYASEASFRAWCDQQVWPQELLQLLERLDRGSADADESPLEQLEQALQGALHCAPTPESVGAAIAVGQLVYVTSCWGEARVGQQLDAASVLPESDRFALRLVALAAPEAADREDSPAPLVHADAVESAELLPPVSRFSPERNVVDSLHLIRADGPLAETLACFQMLSQLMKLPFRRDSIEKVLQDNIRRGLTPNLQLCGQLAASLGLHVMAAKVPSLAGTRLQVPSLLPWQGGFALVVASNEMGLRLASPKHGLVVLGPQELQASFPEGIDLLLMERSNATPDQKFGPGWFWPALKRYRSVLIQVLAASFVVQLFTLANPLLIQVIIDKVITQRSLDTLQVLGIALVVVTILEGILGSLKTFLFAETTNRIDQRLGAEVIDHLLRLPLGYFDRRPVGELGTRVAELEKIRNFLTGQALTTILDAAFSVIYIMVMLVYSWLLTLIALSVLPIQIGLTLLGAPLFRRQYRAAAEENAKTQSHLVEVLTGIQTVKAQNVEMVSRWRWQEFYSNYIARTFEKTITGTALNQTSQVLQKISQLMVLWIGASMVLSGDLTLGQLIAFRIISGYVTQPLLRLSTIWQSIQELRISFERLADVIDTPQESDEVDKTKVMLPPLQGQIRFEDLSFRFRPGQPEVLKDINLEVKSGTFVGIVGQSGSGKSTLMKLLPRLYEPDRGRILIDGFDISKVELYSLRRQIGIVPQDPLLFSGTVSENIALTNPDVSSEEIVRAARLANAHDFIMELASGYSTPVGERGANLSGGQRQRVAIARTLLSNPKLLVMDEATSALDYETERKVCDNLHGNLKEQTVFFITHRLSTIRQADMIVMMHQGAVVEVGSHDDLMKHRGRYYALYRQQESL
- a CDS encoding glycosyltransferase family 4 protein, producing MKILFVHQNFPGQYLHIVQRLAKLGGHQLVALGINPLDQSRELSSRIQYFQYSLRRGNAKNVHPLVMETEAKVIRADACAMAAEQLKSKGFMPDIICAHPGWGEPLFLKAIWPEVSLLCYQEFFYNNIGFDIGFDPEFQDECGWWNQAKLEMKNAYLHLILEQADWNITPTHFQASSFPENWRKKISVIHDGVDTQKATPNPLVKPLMLPDGVVIKRGEPVITFVNRRLEPYRGCHTFLRAIPELLQRCPEARIVIVGETTGVSYGAACEGGEWKDRFLSEIEGQYDPSRVHITGSLPYHQFIPLLQISACHVYLTYPFVMSWSLLEAMACGCAVVGSDTAPVREVVRHGVNGLLIDFFSSDDLAQAVAELLQNPERAQAFGTEARRTVQRSYELEGCVTRQLALMDLVASRSLK
- a CDS encoding UDP-glucuronic acid decarboxylase family protein, which translates into the protein MINLVTGGAGFVGSHLTDRLMQAGEEVICLDNYFTGRKTNISKWIGNPRFELIRHDVTDPIQLECDRIWHLACPASPVHYQFNPIKTAKTSFLGTYNMLGLARRVGARLLLASTSEVYGDPEVHPQPESYRGCVNTIGIRSCYDEGKRIAETLCFDYQRMHEVEIRVMRIFNTYGPRMLPNDGRVVSNFIVQALRGSPLTLYGDGSQTRSFCFVDDLVEGMIRLMNGNHTGPMNIGNPGEFTIRQLAELIRAKVNPDLPLIERPLPADDPLQRQPVIDLARKELDWEPNVALEDGLAVTIEYFRQALQPSGFQSTEVSV
- a CDS encoding NAD-dependent epimerase encodes the protein MTRTVLVTGAAGFIGSALSQRLLQQGDRVVGVDNLNSYYDPALKQARLRQIEAVAQEGNWRFESVALEHGEALMKLFSAEKPQVVVNLAAQAGVRYSIENPAAYIQSNLVGFGHILEGCRHHGVGNLVYASSSSVYGGNRNLPFDERQPVNHPVSLYAASKKANELMAHTYSHLYGLPATGLRFFTVYGPWGRPDMAPMLFARAILAGEPIKVFNHGKMQRDFTYIDDIVEGVLRCCDKPATINPDFDPLQPDPATAAAPHRVFNIGNSQPTELLRFIEVMEQALGCEAIKNFQPMQPGDVVATAANTAALEDWVGFRPSTPIQVGVDRFAQWYRSFYSV
- the hisS gene encoding histidine--tRNA ligase; the protein is MTQLQSLRGMVDLLPQALQRWQAVESVARTHFQRSGFGEIRTPVMEPTDLFCRGIGEATDVVGKEMYTFNDRGDRSCTLRPEGTASVVRAALQHGLLSQGPQKLWYAGPMFRYERPQAGRQRQFHQIGVEWLGAASARADVEVIALAWDLLASLGVGGLELELNSLGSTDDRCAYRTALVAWLEQRSNLLDEDSRARLNTNPLRILDSKNKATQALLDGAPTLANSLAPESRERFEVVQQGLASLGIPFRLSPRLVRGLDYYCHTAFEITSDQLGAQATVCGGGRYNGLIGQLGGPDTPAVGWALGMERLLLVVEAAANADPDGDSARLTAVVPPNAYLVNRGEQAEKAALILARSLRCAGLVIELDNSGASFSKQFKRADRCGARWALVLGDEEVEKGEVRIKPLSDESDDFFLGLHDLTGLLAKLTAM
- a CDS encoding peptidylprolyl isomerase; amino-acid sequence: MPDLKRVIGGEGRALLQRFDLLRPLVEQMVTQTVLADVEISDQDLDQARLELLEQRGYERLDQWSELLNEIGRSHQEVVDRMAVVIRRQSLMHEQFGAKAEARFLDRKHELDQVVYSLLRLESSFLARELYLQIESEESNFADLAKRYAEGPERNTNGIVGPVSLTQAHPDLVEKLRVSQPGVLLEPFKISDWWLVVRLERYSPATFTAEVSDRMCREMFDAWVSEQADSCLEQLQNASHENKESIDSEPMTAFSDFSISK
- a CDS encoding nucleotide sugar dehydrogenase, yielding MMIKNICCMGAGYVGGPTMAVIADHCPNIQVTVVDLNQQRIDAWNDSDLSRLPVYEPGLDFVVDRARGRNLHFSTDVDSAIAAADIVFISVNTPTKVKGLGAGQASDLRWVEACSRQVANAAQGHTIVVEKSTLPVRTAETIRTILEASQAPLQEGEVPKSFAVLSNPEFLAEGTAIRDLECPDRVLIGGEDDDSINALADVYMHWVEPAKILRTNLWSSELSKLTANAFLAQRISSINSVAALCESTGADVQEVARAIGTDSRIGPKFLQSGPGFGGSCFQKDILNLVYLCRHFGLPEVASYWESVVELNTWQQHRISRLIVQRLFGTVTGKRVAILGFAFKADTNDTREAPAIRIALDLLEEGAQLAIHDPKVEQAQIARDLREAPVELDPATGKSQGLSGVGSWLSANSVEEAVEGADAVVLLTEWSQYKSLDWQDLSRRMRRPAWVFDSRTIVDPDQVRSAGLRLWCVGNGSL